One segment of Bacillus alkalisoli DNA contains the following:
- a CDS encoding DUF3993 domain-containing protein — protein MKNFKSLALIASIFCLFFLGNIYTVADNQSSNANEPTREEILDMLQEAFHAQYMLSEKYRDLNEIEELLSTYFTTEYIKKFSTEHLFKEEQGYITYGTDFAIFYVPFYSYDDKTKVKFDEKNNVYHIYEFFRKETARPSLFPDHYQWVSIKKGPEGWLIYDYGMQQETPSFLNEYEES, from the coding sequence ATGAAAAACTTCAAAAGTTTGGCTTTAATTGCTTCTATATTTTGTCTATTCTTTTTAGGTAATATATATACAGTCGCTGATAATCAGTCTTCTAATGCGAATGAACCTACCCGCGAAGAAATTTTGGACATGCTTCAAGAAGCGTTTCATGCACAGTATATGCTAAGTGAAAAATACAGAGATTTGAATGAAATAGAAGAATTACTAAGTACTTATTTTACTACAGAATATATTAAAAAGTTTTCCACAGAACATTTATTTAAAGAAGAACAAGGCTACATAACTTATGGAACTGATTTTGCAATATTTTATGTCCCGTTTTATTCCTATGATGACAAAACAAAGGTAAAATTTGATGAAAAGAATAATGTGTATCATATATATGAGTTTTTCCGAAAAGAAACGGCTAGACCAAGTTTGTTCCCAGACCACTATCAATGGGTTTCTATAAAGAAAGGTCCAGAAGGCTGGCTAATTTATGATTACGGAATGCAACAAGAAACTCCTTCTTTTTTAAATGAATACGAAGAGTCTTAA
- a CDS encoding EAL domain-containing protein: MLDPLDIMSNIEEVVPHFQAIFSADAHAVIGYEVLGRITLKDEVKSLGSFFTDKNVPEEYQIEVDHLIIYKAIQKLILDDSTDVKLFINQNASLLLKDQGERLLELFLEYEKAGLNLSRLVIEIDVPNSNDDLELLQHLIQYYKTYGIQIALSHIGHSSMNMDKFSLLSPSILKIDLKMLRNSYDIQTHQDFLHSISIFARKMGTTLLYENVEASFQLQYAWRNGGRYYQGYYLHKPEPNFINCYYGKELLTEKFQHFVRYEKRKLEAIFQLANEIQEKVQQFALKNKLPETRELVDQWLLELAIPLTPYSFRMYLCDENGYQQSSNISRNDDGKWTIQEKYYLKNWSWRPYFLENVMKMRTGKKGILTDIYSDIETQETIRTFSYSINHSIFLYVDISYSYLYEHNDLL; encoded by the coding sequence ATGTTAGATCCATTAGATATTATGTCAAATATTGAAGAGGTAGTTCCACATTTTCAGGCTATATTTAGTGCGGATGCCCATGCAGTGATTGGATATGAAGTGTTAGGACGCATTACATTAAAGGATGAAGTAAAAAGTCTAGGTTCTTTTTTTACTGATAAAAATGTTCCTGAAGAATATCAAATTGAGGTGGACCACCTTATTATTTACAAAGCCATTCAAAAGCTGATTTTGGACGATAGTACGGATGTGAAATTATTTATTAATCAAAACGCCTCGCTCTTATTGAAAGACCAAGGGGAACGACTGTTAGAGTTATTTTTGGAATATGAAAAAGCTGGATTAAACCTTTCAAGACTTGTCATAGAAATTGACGTGCCTAACTCTAATGATGACTTAGAGCTTTTACAACATTTAATACAATACTATAAAACATATGGTATACAAATAGCTCTTTCCCATATTGGCCATTCTAGTATGAATATGGACAAATTCTCTTTATTATCTCCAAGTATTTTAAAAATTGACTTAAAAATGTTGCGTAATTCTTATGATATTCAGACGCACCAAGACTTTTTACATTCTATTTCTATTTTTGCAAGGAAAATGGGGACAACGTTGTTATATGAAAACGTTGAAGCTTCTTTTCAATTACAATATGCATGGAGAAACGGTGGTAGGTATTATCAAGGGTACTACTTACATAAACCTGAACCGAACTTTATCAATTGTTATTATGGTAAAGAACTATTGACAGAGAAGTTTCAACATTTTGTCAGATATGAAAAAAGAAAATTGGAAGCTATTTTTCAGCTTGCCAACGAAATACAAGAGAAAGTGCAGCAATTTGCTTTGAAAAATAAATTGCCAGAAACTCGTGAATTAGTTGATCAGTGGTTACTGGAACTAGCAATCCCTTTGACTCCATACAGCTTTCGAATGTATCTATGTGATGAAAACGGCTACCAACAATCATCGAACATCAGTAGAAATGATGATGGAAAATGGACAATTCAAGAGAAGTATTATCTCAAAAATTGGAGCTGGAGACCTTACTTTTTAGAAAATGTAATGAAAATGAGAACAGGTAAAAAAGGGATACTGACTGACATTTATAGTGACATAGAAACACAAGAAACAATCCGGACGTTTTCTTACTCCATAAATCATTCTATTTTTTTATATGTTGATATTAGTTACAGTTACTTATATGAACATAATGATCTTTTGTAA
- a CDS encoding LysM peptidoglycan-binding domain-containing protein, protein MSLFYKHEWDEENKELTLFINQTFAFYELASDLIQNKKNESPVKQNLLEAAREYVNSQFVDKKKVKTYRIKMQNFLVSVFQAKEYDEGPLVDNDVTYYKTNKTVKVNELAEELCINCKTLQSINDLTESFVPSGTKLKIPIYHHTVVTADSLRRIAQKYDVTMESIREINQLQTDCLKAGQHLVIPKPC, encoded by the coding sequence ATGAGCTTGTTTTACAAACATGAATGGGACGAAGAAAATAAAGAATTAACATTATTTATTAACCAAACTTTTGCATTTTATGAACTTGCCTCGGACTTAATACAAAATAAGAAAAATGAGTCACCTGTCAAACAAAATTTACTTGAAGCAGCAAGGGAATATGTTAATTCCCAGTTCGTTGATAAGAAAAAAGTAAAAACGTATCGAATTAAAATGCAAAATTTTTTAGTAAGTGTCTTTCAAGCAAAAGAATATGACGAAGGTCCGCTAGTAGATAATGATGTTACATATTACAAAACAAATAAAACAGTAAAAGTAAATGAGCTTGCGGAAGAATTATGTATTAATTGTAAAACATTACAATCAATAAACGATTTAACAGAGTCATTTGTTCCGAGTGGTACAAAACTTAAAATACCTATATACCATCATACTGTAGTCACGGCCGATAGCCTTAGAAGAATTGCTCAAAAATATGATGTAACAATGGAGTCGATAAGAGAAATCAATCAGTTGCAAACAGACTGTTTAAAAGCTGGTCAACATTTAGTCATTCCAAAACCTTGCTAA
- the fadH gene encoding 2,4-dienoyl-CoA reductase, whose product MEKKVVIITGGSSGMGLFMAKKFAHENYHVVITGRNLERLLEAKEEIETESNSVLTIQMDVRLPEDVNLMVKQTSEKFGRIDVLINNAAGNFICPTEKLSVNGWKSVIDIVLNGTFYCSSEVGKFWMENGHKGSIINMVATYAWNAGAGVAHSAAAKAGVLSLTRTLAVEWGTKYGIRVNAIAPGPIERTGGVAKLLQSEEEAKKIVESVPLKRFGKPEEIAELAYFLSSEKAAYINGECITMDGGQWLQPFPF is encoded by the coding sequence TTGGAAAAGAAGGTTGTTATCATAACTGGTGGATCAAGTGGTATGGGGTTGTTTATGGCAAAAAAATTCGCACATGAAAATTATCATGTCGTTATTACGGGTAGAAATTTAGAAAGACTTTTAGAAGCAAAGGAAGAAATAGAGACGGAAAGTAATTCAGTTTTAACTATTCAAATGGACGTAAGGTTACCAGAAGATGTAAACCTGATGGTAAAACAAACAAGTGAAAAGTTTGGGCGAATAGACGTGTTAATCAATAATGCAGCAGGGAATTTTATTTGCCCTACGGAAAAATTGTCGGTAAACGGATGGAAGTCGGTTATAGATATCGTATTAAATGGAACATTTTATTGTTCATCAGAAGTTGGCAAGTTTTGGATGGAAAATGGTCATAAAGGAAGCATTATTAATATGGTTGCTACTTACGCTTGGAACGCTGGTGCTGGAGTGGCACATTCCGCAGCAGCTAAAGCTGGAGTTCTTTCTCTAACTAGAACATTGGCAGTTGAATGGGGAACTAAATATGGTATCCGTGTAAATGCAATTGCACCAGGGCCAATTGAAAGGACTGGTGGAGTGGCAAAGCTTCTTCAATCAGAAGAAGAAGCGAAGAAAATTGTCGAGAGTGTACCGCTAAAAAGGTTCGGAAAACCGGAAGAAATAGCAGAGTTAGCCTACTTTCTTAGTTCAGAAAAGGCGGCATATATAAATGGTGAATGTATTACAATGGACGGTGGGCAATGGCTCCAACCGTTTCCTTTTTAA
- a CDS encoding metallophosphoesterase: MTNKLTRRSFLKYIFSLSLTGIITTGLGYYYARYLEPKMITTNHYSIKNKHIPTSFDGLKIVQFSDTHVGHTFEINDLKNVVEKINKEKPDVVFFTGDLMDDPLEFEKAEKLIPILKAIDAPFGKFSIFGNHDHGGYGTETYVEVMNEAGFTLLKNENTTIEMIDNSKIFIAGVDDLMLGRPDFKQSLKNIPEGAYTILLVHEPDVAYEISEEFSVNLQLSGHSHAGQVQIPFFGPIITPPLGSKYVEGFYELNDLTLYVNRGLGTTREPYRFFAPPELTVFTLESLDN; the protein is encoded by the coding sequence ATGACAAATAAATTAACTCGTAGAAGTTTTTTAAAATATATTTTCAGCTTATCCCTTACAGGTATCATTACGACTGGATTAGGATATTATTACGCGCGCTATTTGGAACCGAAGATGATTACAACAAACCATTATTCCATAAAAAATAAGCATATCCCAACCAGCTTTGACGGCTTAAAAATTGTACAGTTTTCTGATACTCATGTTGGGCACACATTTGAAATAAATGATTTAAAAAACGTTGTAGAGAAAATTAATAAAGAAAAACCTGATGTAGTTTTTTTTACAGGAGATTTAATGGATGACCCACTTGAATTCGAAAAAGCTGAAAAATTGATACCGATATTAAAGGCGATTGATGCTCCATTTGGAAAGTTTTCGATTTTCGGAAACCATGATCATGGTGGATACGGAACAGAGACTTATGTGGAAGTTATGAATGAGGCGGGTTTTACATTGCTAAAAAACGAAAATACAACAATTGAAATGATAGACAATAGCAAGATTTTTATTGCTGGTGTAGATGATTTAATGTTAGGTAGACCAGATTTCAAGCAGTCTTTAAAGAATATACCAGAAGGTGCATACACCATTTTATTAGTGCATGAACCAGATGTAGCGTACGAAATATCAGAAGAATTTTCGGTTAATTTACAACTATCTGGCCACTCGCATGCTGGGCAAGTTCAAATACCTTTTTTTGGCCCCATTATAACTCCTCCGCTTGGGAGTAAATATGTGGAAGGTTTTTATGAACTAAACGATTTAACTCTTTACGTGAATCGAGGGTTAGGTACTACTAGAGAGCCGTATCGATTTTTTGCACCACCAGAATTAACTGTATTTACGTTAGAATCATTGGATAATTAG